A DNA window from Thermococcus sp. 4557 contains the following coding sequences:
- a CDS encoding lamin tail domain-containing protein, which yields MTRRTVPLLLILVIVLSATIATGCIGGSTPTTTFTESYPTDTFSEASSIDNSHPTSSGKNIPTDAIKVYVIKVIDGDTIDIAFPNGTTDRVRFLGVDTPETSASRNKPNEYDHITDLKCLASWGVEAKFFTRDYLLNRVIYIQFDPDAGKRGYYGRLLAYIYLENGTDFTALLVKKGYARVYTEGKFQKEHEYLSYQRTAESKKLGLWGCEIGQYADTSTVTHVATTGEIAIVKIHYDAGGPNVRDTEVLNDEYVVLKNKGSKAVDLKGWVIMDEANHKYYFPSVILQPGQEIVLHTGRGSNTSHDLYWGSKRAIWNNDHDTAYLYDAQGRLVDKFSW from the coding sequence ATGACTCGTCGCACGGTTCCCCTTCTTTTGATACTCGTTATTGTGTTGTCTGCAACCATTGCTACAGGTTGTATTGGTGGTTCAACTCCAACAACGACATTCACGGAGAGTTATCCCACCGATACATTTTCCGAGGCCTCATCCATAGACAACTCCCACCCGACGAGCTCTGGAAAGAACATTCCAACAGACGCAATTAAGGTCTACGTAATCAAGGTCATAGATGGAGATACAATCGACATTGCATTCCCCAATGGAACAACTGACAGGGTCCGTTTCCTCGGCGTGGACACTCCAGAAACTTCAGCTTCTCGGAACAAGCCCAATGAGTACGACCACATCACGGACCTAAAGTGTCTAGCCAGTTGGGGCGTTGAGGCCAAGTTTTTCACTAGGGACTATCTTCTCAACAGAGTCATTTACATACAGTTTGACCCCGATGCCGGGAAGAGGGGTTATTACGGCCGACTATTGGCCTACATTTACCTTGAGAACGGCACGGACTTCACTGCCCTTCTCGTGAAGAAGGGCTATGCTCGGGTTTACACCGAAGGTAAATTCCAGAAGGAGCATGAGTACTTATCGTACCAGCGCACTGCCGAGTCCAAGAAGCTTGGACTGTGGGGGTGTGAAATTGGCCAGTATGCTGATACTTCGACAGTTACGCATGTAGCCACCACTGGAGAGATAGCCATTGTGAAGATCCATTATGATGCAGGTGGCCCAAACGTAAGGGATACGGAAGTTCTAAACGATGAATATGTGGTTCTGAAAAACAAAGGATCAAAGGCTGTGGATCTTAAGGGGTGGGTCATTATGGATGAAGCTAACCACAAGTACTACTTTCCCTCGGTGATCCTTCAGCCAGGGCAGGAGATTGTCCTCCACACGGGCAGAGGTAGCAACACGTCTCACGATCTTTATTGGGGCTCAAAACGGGCGATATGGAATAACGATCACGACACAGCTTATCTCTATGATGCTCAGGGCAGACTGGTTGATAAGTTCAGTTGGTGA
- a CDS encoding amino acid racemase, which produces MERVIGILGGMGPLATADLFRRIVEKTPAKRDQDHPRIIIYNDPKIPDRTAFILGNGGDPRPALVEGARKLESWGADFIIMPCNTAHFFAETIQRAVKIPLVSMIEATAEEIENLGLRRVGLLATDGTIKGLVYHRALLGRGVGIAVPGKNDQEKVMRAIYRGVKAGNLELGRRLFLEVVRRLERRVDGIIAGCTEVSVALKPEDLSVPLIDPLDVIAEKAVRLALGLEEL; this is translated from the coding sequence ATGGAGAGGGTCATCGGCATCCTCGGAGGCATGGGGCCTCTGGCGACCGCCGACCTCTTCAGAAGGATAGTCGAGAAGACCCCCGCGAAGAGGGACCAGGACCACCCCAGGATAATCATCTACAACGACCCCAAAATCCCGGACAGAACCGCATTTATCCTGGGGAACGGGGGAGACCCGAGACCGGCCCTGGTGGAAGGGGCGAGAAAGCTCGAAAGCTGGGGGGCGGACTTCATCATAATGCCCTGCAACACCGCACACTTCTTCGCCGAGACCATCCAGAGAGCGGTAAAGATTCCGCTCGTCAGCATGATCGAGGCGACGGCAGAGGAGATAGAAAACCTCGGCTTGCGCAGGGTCGGCCTCCTGGCAACGGACGGCACCATAAAGGGACTGGTCTACCACCGCGCGCTCCTCGGCAGGGGCGTTGGAATAGCTGTCCCAGGAAAGAACGACCAGGAGAAAGTTATGCGGGCGATCTACAGGGGAGTGAAGGCGGGGAACCTTGAGCTTGGAAGGAGGCTTTTCTTGGAGGTGGTCAGGAGGCTCGAACGCAGGGTTGATGGAATCATAGCAGGCTGCACGGAGGTCAGCGTCGCCCTGAAACCGGAGGACCTGAGCGTCCCACTGATCGATCCGCTTGACGTGATAGCCGAGAAGGCCGTGAGGCTCGCCCTCGGCCTTGAGGAGCTCTAA
- a CDS encoding MBL fold metallo-hydrolase, producing the protein MRIYVLVEDYSGYESPFLAQHGVSFLIEKAGKGILFDTGQSAEPILHNMRLLGLDPSSHIDYIFLSHCHYDHTGGLLGILRAIGRRVPVIAHPSIFRRHFVMKPYLRDVGIPFRREEVEELADLYLAPKPLEIVEGLYSTGEIRNRENFEQGHIGVYTLRDGQVMEDTIMDDMSLVAKTSEGLVIVSGCSHAGIVSIVKHAIRMTGERRVRAVIGGFHLIDSGDERIERTVREFQELGVEEVYTGHCTGLRAEAAFLETYGERFHKLHSGMVMEF; encoded by the coding sequence ATGCGAATATACGTCCTTGTCGAGGACTATTCCGGCTACGAAAGCCCCTTTCTGGCCCAGCACGGCGTAAGCTTCCTGATAGAGAAGGCCGGAAAGGGAATCCTCTTCGACACCGGCCAGAGCGCCGAGCCTATACTCCACAACATGAGGCTCCTCGGCCTCGATCCGAGTTCACACATTGATTACATCTTCCTGAGCCACTGCCACTACGACCACACGGGAGGGCTTCTGGGCATTCTAAGGGCCATCGGAAGGCGGGTTCCGGTTATAGCGCACCCGAGTATCTTCAGAAGGCACTTCGTTATGAAGCCCTACCTCAGGGACGTTGGGATTCCCTTCAGGAGGGAGGAGGTTGAGGAACTCGCTGACCTATACCTTGCCCCAAAGCCTCTCGAAATAGTTGAGGGCCTGTACTCCACAGGTGAAATCCGCAACCGCGAGAACTTCGAGCAGGGGCATATCGGGGTTTACACCCTGAGGGACGGCCAGGTAATGGAGGACACCATTATGGACGACATGAGCCTCGTGGCTAAAACGTCGGAGGGCCTGGTTATCGTGAGCGGCTGCAGCCACGCGGGCATAGTGAGCATAGTAAAGCATGCGATACGGATGACCGGGGAGAGGCGCGTCCGCGCGGTCATAGGCGGCTTCCACCTCATAGACTCGGGTGACGAACGCATCGAAAGAACCGTGAGGGAGTTCCAGGAGCTCGGGGTGGAGGAGGTCTACACCGGACACTGCACCGGGCTGAGGGCAGAGGCGGCCTTCCTGGAGACCTACGGCGAGCGCTTCCACAAGCTGCACTCCGGAATGGTCATGGAGTTCTGA
- the corA gene encoding magnesium/cobalt transporter CorA, giving the protein MADEAGEKPRITVIAYSRDKFLSRKVESIKEALSVSGYDVVWVNVDTVSIVPELREALGIHETQMKTLRRASGRARVVVFPDYLFLLLHQVYEIDGGLKRERMGIILKGNLVITIQETPGDVFDPIREGIRKGEGLLREHGADFLLFAILEAIVENYVPIIERISSQMEELEARILSRADEGVLRRIHGIRREILFMRRTIFPLLEAFRKLRLEGGDFFSEDTKPFIDELHDHVLEVLEILEGQRELANSLVELYYSTLSMKTNDIIRILTVVSTIFIPLTFITGLYGMNFRYMPELAWRYSYPAVLMVMLGIALGMLAYFRRKGWI; this is encoded by the coding sequence ATGGCCGATGAAGCCGGGGAAAAGCCCAGGATAACGGTCATCGCGTATTCAAGGGACAAGTTCCTCAGCAGAAAGGTGGAAAGCATCAAGGAGGCCCTCTCCGTAAGCGGCTATGATGTTGTGTGGGTGAACGTGGACACAGTCTCCATCGTGCCCGAACTGAGGGAGGCACTGGGAATCCACGAAACGCAGATGAAGACCCTAAGGCGGGCGAGCGGCAGGGCTAGGGTGGTGGTGTTCCCGGACTACCTCTTTCTCCTTCTCCACCAGGTCTACGAGATAGACGGCGGGCTGAAGAGGGAGAGGATGGGCATCATCCTGAAGGGCAACCTCGTGATAACCATCCAGGAGACCCCGGGGGACGTTTTCGACCCGATACGGGAAGGCATCCGCAAGGGTGAGGGACTCCTCCGCGAACACGGTGCCGATTTTCTGCTCTTCGCGATTCTTGAGGCGATAGTCGAAAACTACGTGCCGATAATCGAGCGCATAAGCTCCCAGATGGAGGAGCTCGAGGCGCGGATACTTTCGAGGGCGGACGAGGGAGTTCTGCGCAGGATACACGGAATAAGACGGGAGATACTCTTCATGCGCCGCACGATATTTCCCCTCCTGGAGGCGTTCAGGAAGCTGAGGCTCGAGGGTGGGGATTTCTTCAGCGAGGACACCAAGCCCTTCATAGACGAACTCCACGACCACGTCCTCGAAGTTCTCGAAATCCTCGAGGGACAGCGCGAACTCGCCAACAGCCTCGTCGAGCTCTACTACTCCACACTCTCCATGAAAACGAACGACATCATCAGAATCCTCACGGTCGTCTCGACGATATTCATCCCGCTGACCTTCATAACCGGCCTCTACGGAATGAACTTCCGCTACATGCCGGAGCTGGCCTGGCGCTACAGCTACCCCGCGGTTCTGATGGTCATGCTCGGAATCGCCCTCGGCATGCTCGCCTACTTCAGGAGAAAAGGATGGATTTAG
- a CDS encoding class I SAM-dependent methyltransferase family protein yields the protein MLAVKVPKREAEKIRRKLIELGVLAKGYAVRREGEFILFPVTEPVEGFELVEADFERLERKPHSYREVVRVPDEVRPLLPSSFDIIGEVAIIELPDELMPHGKAIGEAILRVHRHIKAVFAKGGKVSGEYRVRELIHLAGERRTETIHRENGIRLKLDVAKVYFSPRLATERMRIFEKTRPGEVIFDMFAGVGPYAVLLAKKAKLVFACDINPWAVRYLEENIRLNKADNVVPILGDVRKVAGRVEADRVIMNLPKFADRFLREAMLSVRDGGVVHYYGFGPEEDLFSEHEAKIKAVARELGFGVEFLEERKVRPYAPRQFNIAIDFRVWKM from the coding sequence ATGCTCGCAGTCAAAGTCCCCAAGCGAGAGGCCGAAAAAATCCGCAGGAAATTAATCGAACTCGGCGTCCTGGCTAAAGGATACGCCGTCAGGCGGGAGGGTGAGTTTATACTCTTCCCTGTCACAGAGCCAGTAGAGGGCTTTGAGCTCGTTGAAGCAGACTTCGAGAGGCTTGAGAGAAAACCCCACAGCTACCGCGAGGTCGTCAGGGTTCCGGACGAAGTTAGACCGCTCCTCCCGAGCTCCTTCGACATAATCGGTGAGGTTGCGATAATCGAGCTCCCCGACGAGCTGATGCCCCACGGAAAAGCGATCGGAGAGGCCATCCTCCGGGTTCACCGTCACATAAAGGCCGTCTTCGCCAAAGGGGGCAAGGTTTCCGGAGAGTACCGCGTGAGAGAGCTGATTCACCTAGCCGGCGAGAGAAGGACTGAAACCATCCACCGCGAGAACGGGATAAGGTTGAAGCTCGATGTTGCCAAGGTTTACTTCTCCCCCCGCCTGGCCACGGAGCGGATGAGGATTTTCGAGAAGACGCGCCCGGGGGAGGTTATCTTCGACATGTTCGCCGGCGTCGGGCCGTACGCGGTGCTTCTGGCCAAGAAGGCAAAGCTCGTCTTTGCCTGCGACATCAACCCCTGGGCGGTTCGCTACCTTGAGGAGAACATCAGGCTGAACAAGGCTGACAACGTCGTGCCTATCCTCGGGGACGTGCGGAAGGTGGCCGGCAGGGTTGAGGCCGACCGTGTGATAATGAACCTCCCCAAGTTCGCAGATCGCTTTCTCAGGGAGGCCATGCTGAGCGTTAGAGACGGTGGGGTAGTCCACTACTACGGCTTCGGTCCGGAGGAAGACCTGTTCTCCGAGCACGAGGCAAAGATTAAAGCCGTTGCTCGGGAGCTGGGCTTTGGGGTTGAGTTCTTGGAGGAAAGAAAAGTCCGCCCCTACGCGCCGAGGCAGTTCAACATCGCGATTGACTTCCGGGTTTGGAAGATGTGA
- a CDS encoding cupin domain-containing protein — protein MKAEIKNLIDRGTYRKLPLFEGELPEGSYAQIVEVKPGQTVGKHYHLHQYELFYIMSGEARLGIGDTEYLAKPGDIFLVKPKTIHWVVNEQDEPFRLFVVKLNYHGDDSVWLEE, from the coding sequence ATGAAGGCCGAAATCAAAAACCTCATAGACAGGGGCACCTACCGGAAGCTTCCGCTCTTCGAGGGCGAACTGCCCGAGGGCTCATACGCACAGATAGTGGAGGTCAAGCCCGGGCAGACCGTCGGGAAGCACTACCATCTCCACCAGTATGAGCTGTTCTACATAATGAGCGGCGAAGCAAGGCTCGGCATCGGCGATACTGAATACCTCGCAAAGCCCGGCGACATCTTCCTGGTAAAGCCCAAAACCATCCACTGGGTGGTCAACGAGCAGGATGAGCCGTTCAGGCTCTTCGTGGTGAAGCTGAACTACCACGGGGATGACTCCGTTTGGCTGGAGGAGTGA
- a CDS encoding TldD/PmbA family protein — translation MEELIRYGEKFFDELEIAVYRSKDVSANVELNEISMASTRSGAVTILRGIKDKRLGLAIIDSDEPARIREAIEQAAKMAKLNSRDEKWVSLPEPGKYLEKPKPNYELKDASPDQLVEMLVRGIKLAREKDENVIVAGGEGGVSWEERHIANSHGIDVFQEGGAAFFFLELVGRKEGTVTPGIFDFDARRDLKLDVDGVVERAVQKVKWAYDVKASKNEEVPIILGPWAIAGLFSYALFPAFSGERLVKETTPLAGKVGEKIASDVLTMYDDPFHELSIQPVIADGEGVPTRKNVLLENGTFRGFVWDNYWAKVHGTESTGNGKRDLNSGGINIGFHSMVIENGKRSLEDMISEIEHGYFVDGFQGAHSSNPDNGNFAVTANPAFLIEDGEVKGASVFLVAGNVYELLKGASEVSKEQAVMPFMTTIITPFVKFENVKIAGK, via the coding sequence ATGGAGGAACTCATAAGGTACGGCGAGAAGTTTTTCGACGAGCTTGAGATTGCCGTTTACCGCTCCAAGGATGTGAGCGCCAACGTCGAGCTCAACGAGATTTCAATGGCCTCCACGAGGAGCGGGGCGGTTACGATACTACGCGGGATAAAGGACAAGCGCCTCGGGCTGGCCATAATAGACAGCGACGAGCCTGCCAGAATAAGGGAGGCTATAGAGCAGGCCGCAAAGATGGCAAAGCTGAACAGCAGGGACGAGAAGTGGGTCTCCCTGCCCGAGCCGGGTAAATACCTGGAGAAGCCGAAGCCCAACTACGAGCTGAAGGATGCCTCCCCGGATCAGCTCGTTGAGATGCTCGTCCGCGGCATAAAGCTCGCCCGTGAGAAGGACGAGAACGTCATCGTGGCAGGAGGAGAGGGCGGCGTTTCGTGGGAGGAGCGCCACATCGCCAACTCCCACGGAATAGACGTCTTCCAGGAAGGCGGTGCTGCATTTTTCTTCCTCGAGCTGGTTGGAAGGAAGGAGGGCACCGTCACCCCCGGAATCTTCGACTTCGATGCCAGAAGGGACCTCAAGCTGGACGTTGACGGGGTCGTCGAGAGGGCGGTTCAGAAGGTCAAGTGGGCGTACGATGTCAAGGCAAGCAAAAACGAGGAGGTTCCGATAATACTCGGCCCCTGGGCGATAGCGGGGCTCTTCAGCTATGCCCTCTTCCCGGCCTTCAGCGGTGAGCGCTTGGTCAAGGAGACGACGCCCCTTGCAGGAAAGGTCGGGGAGAAGATAGCCAGCGACGTGCTCACGATGTACGACGACCCGTTCCACGAACTCTCCATACAGCCGGTTATAGCCGACGGAGAGGGAGTCCCGACGAGGAAGAACGTCCTCCTCGAGAACGGAACCTTCAGGGGCTTCGTCTGGGACAACTACTGGGCGAAGGTCCACGGCACCGAGAGCACCGGAAACGGAAAGCGCGACCTGAACAGCGGGGGAATAAACATAGGGTTCCACAGTATGGTTATCGAGAACGGAAAGCGCTCGCTGGAGGATATGATATCTGAAATCGAGCACGGCTACTTCGTCGACGGCTTCCAGGGCGCCCACTCAAGCAACCCCGACAATGGAAACTTCGCGGTAACTGCGAACCCGGCGTTCCTCATCGAGGACGGAGAGGTTAAGGGGGCGAGCGTCTTCCTCGTTGCGGGCAACGTCTACGAACTGCTGAAGGGGGCGAGTGAAGTTTCGAAGGAGCAGGCCGTAATGCCCTTCATGACGACCATCATAACGCCCTTCGTGAAGTTTGAGAACGTGAAGATAGCGGGGAAGTGA
- a CDS encoding PEGA domain-containing protein: MGRALLVLLALILIASTSGAGAFEIELDGLMDESYVVDLTEINGTIYALVVASSSGYACDGYVSLIVISEDGKLQNWTLLPNISTDVELWPGFGMEKVRSTLLLAGSECDSMKPEIAQSWHVFVNGSFGYLGTAHAGLLASPVVLNDTVYSLVFHPLLGSSLVILGTGLPKELIAFPNLTLSSLATDGRLIYAGGVDRNGSPILLEVSPEGRPVRALRFPITATGDAVVRVAYVGEPILLIGMLNGTYVILPWEGRAVFFEGVSLFDVEANGDDLLLVGVKGPRGAVVKVHGSKALLYTGGRPLVAISGDILGGGGNGTMYVATLDSFLSQSRASEIRVLSLNVTSEIVTPKTLRGLGNIGVGLRGKLRRAEGTLEIWPNPLDANVYINGEHMGNGSVKVTLPAGVYNLTAVAYNWPAYRYEGTVRVVPGKTIFVEAPLEWYRGWLLVSGTPYATVYVDGEAMKNIPANSTANITVDAGNHTVRVWLDGYRDFVTNITVEPFHTVHLNVTLEPVAVLYLISNVPGTKVYINGTYYGEIRNNELRIELPPGEYLLTAGRWGYLNYTENLNLTAPSITLGEIRLRPAFGFLNVTSDPPGATVIVDGKNRGKTPLFISILQGTHELEVIKEGYEAYTANVTVLAERQRIVRVSLRHKSRMPIIIPAFVLGAGVVLLALYITKGKRRG, translated from the coding sequence ATGGGAAGAGCTCTCCTGGTTCTGCTGGCACTCATCCTCATAGCTTCCACCAGCGGAGCAGGGGCCTTTGAGATTGAGCTCGATGGTCTAATGGACGAATCCTATGTGGTCGACCTGACGGAAATAAACGGCACGATATACGCGCTTGTGGTGGCATCCAGCTCGGGTTACGCCTGCGATGGCTATGTAAGCCTCATCGTCATATCCGAGGATGGCAAACTTCAGAACTGGACGCTCCTGCCGAACATCAGCACCGACGTTGAGCTGTGGCCCGGGTTTGGGATGGAGAAGGTCAGGAGCACGCTCCTCCTTGCGGGCTCGGAATGTGACAGCATGAAACCGGAAATCGCTCAGTCGTGGCACGTCTTCGTAAACGGTTCCTTCGGATACCTGGGAACCGCCCACGCAGGACTGCTGGCAAGCCCCGTGGTGCTCAACGACACCGTTTACTCACTGGTCTTCCACCCGCTACTCGGCTCCTCCCTCGTGATTCTGGGCACGGGACTTCCCAAGGAACTCATAGCGTTTCCCAATCTCACACTATCATCCCTTGCCACCGACGGCAGGCTCATATACGCCGGGGGTGTTGATCGAAACGGCTCCCCCATACTTCTCGAAGTGTCCCCTGAGGGACGTCCAGTAAGGGCCCTCCGCTTTCCCATCACCGCCACAGGGGACGCGGTTGTAAGGGTGGCCTATGTTGGAGAGCCCATCCTCCTGATTGGAATGTTAAACGGCACGTACGTGATCCTGCCCTGGGAAGGGAGGGCGGTCTTTTTTGAGGGGGTAAGTCTCTTCGATGTGGAAGCAAACGGTGATGACCTCCTGCTCGTCGGGGTTAAAGGCCCCAGGGGGGCCGTTGTGAAGGTCCATGGGAGCAAAGCACTCCTCTACACAGGGGGAAGGCCGCTGGTAGCAATATCTGGGGACATTCTCGGCGGTGGCGGAAACGGAACCATGTACGTGGCCACTCTGGACAGCTTCCTGTCCCAATCGAGAGCCTCGGAAATCAGGGTTCTTAGTTTAAACGTGACCTCCGAGATTGTAACTCCCAAAACCCTGCGTGGACTCGGGAACATTGGGGTCGGGTTGCGTGGAAAGCTCAGGAGGGCGGAGGGCACCCTCGAGATATGGCCCAATCCCCTCGACGCCAATGTCTACATCAACGGGGAGCATATGGGCAACGGTTCGGTGAAAGTCACCCTTCCCGCGGGCGTTTATAACCTCACCGCGGTCGCGTACAACTGGCCCGCCTACCGCTACGAAGGGACTGTGCGGGTTGTCCCCGGAAAAACTATCTTCGTTGAGGCCCCACTTGAGTGGTACCGCGGCTGGCTTCTTGTGAGCGGAACCCCTTACGCCACGGTCTACGTTGATGGGGAGGCCATGAAGAACATCCCCGCCAATTCAACGGCAAACATCACCGTGGATGCGGGCAACCACACGGTAAGGGTATGGCTTGACGGCTATCGGGATTTCGTAACGAACATCACCGTTGAGCCCTTTCACACGGTCCATCTAAACGTCACCCTCGAGCCCGTGGCCGTGCTGTACCTCATCTCAAACGTCCCGGGGACGAAGGTTTACATCAACGGCACCTACTACGGCGAGATAAGGAACAACGAGCTGAGGATTGAACTGCCGCCTGGAGAATACCTCCTAACGGCGGGAAGATGGGGGTACCTCAACTACACCGAAAATCTCAACCTAACGGCCCCGTCCATAACCCTGGGGGAAATACGCCTGAGGCCCGCCTTTGGTTTCCTCAACGTTACCAGCGATCCCCCAGGTGCGACCGTGATAGTCGATGGAAAGAACAGGGGTAAAACGCCCCTCTTCATAAGCATACTCCAGGGAACCCATGAGCTTGAAGTGATCAAAGAAGGCTATGAGGCTTACACCGCCAACGTCACAGTGTTGGCCGAAAGACAGAGGATAGTCAGGGTAAGCCTGAGACACAAATCCCGGATGCCCATAATCATTCCGGCGTTTGTCCTTGGAGCGGGCGTGGTTCTGCTGGCACTCTACATCACGAAAGGGAAGAGGAGGGGATAA
- a CDS encoding TldD/PmbA family protein — protein MEALEKALRWAEENLKADYVELRYEDLKKTTLALKDGVFTSFTGKLNRGVAIRVLADGAWGFASTSDLSNLERKIEEAYKLAKAAAETKSEKIELAEIKPVEDFVKSKMKVKPGEVDIEEKVAHLRELERLLKEDEAVKSVQVRYEDGGGQKILLTNEGTRIEWDYNYLYQGTYVTGKADGKLAMARDSIGAVDYGWELMTEHEPNEKVTERLLRKMHSQLKGVAPKRGEFPIVAGPIVVGIIAHEALGHLAEADLTINSPFKDLIGKQIAPEYVTMSERYVEGGFGNDKYDDEGVPVRDIRIIENGILKEIMLNREYAAKWGMEPNGHARAESYRYPPIIRMRNTIFEPGDHSFEELIEDIKFGYYVVDFRGGQAQLNSAFQVGVQEGYVIRNGEIAESIRDTSITGVAIEALKKISAVGKDFGLEVGFCGKGQTAFVSSGGPHMRFDGGILIG, from the coding sequence ATGGAAGCGTTGGAAAAAGCCCTCCGCTGGGCGGAGGAGAACCTGAAAGCGGACTACGTGGAACTCCGCTATGAAGACCTCAAAAAGACGACGCTTGCCCTCAAAGACGGCGTTTTTACCAGCTTTACAGGGAAGCTGAACAGGGGCGTTGCCATCAGGGTCTTGGCCGATGGAGCATGGGGGTTTGCCTCAACCAGCGACCTCTCAAACCTCGAGAGGAAAATCGAGGAGGCCTACAAGCTGGCTAAAGCGGCCGCCGAGACCAAGAGCGAAAAGATAGAGCTGGCCGAGATAAAGCCGGTCGAGGACTTCGTGAAGAGCAAAATGAAGGTCAAGCCGGGAGAGGTTGACATAGAGGAGAAGGTCGCGCACCTCAGGGAGCTGGAGAGGCTCCTCAAAGAGGATGAGGCCGTTAAGAGCGTCCAGGTTCGCTACGAGGATGGCGGCGGGCAAAAAATCCTCCTCACCAATGAGGGAACGCGCATAGAGTGGGACTACAACTACCTCTATCAGGGAACCTACGTCACCGGAAAGGCCGACGGAAAGCTGGCCATGGCCAGGGATAGCATCGGAGCGGTGGACTACGGCTGGGAGCTCATGACGGAGCACGAGCCGAATGAGAAAGTGACGGAGAGACTTCTCAGGAAAATGCACAGCCAGCTGAAGGGTGTTGCCCCAAAGCGCGGCGAGTTCCCAATCGTTGCGGGCCCGATAGTCGTCGGCATAATCGCCCACGAAGCTTTGGGCCACCTCGCGGAGGCTGACTTAACCATAAACTCACCCTTCAAGGACCTCATAGGCAAGCAGATAGCCCCGGAGTACGTCACGATGAGCGAACGCTACGTTGAGGGCGGCTTTGGAAACGACAAGTACGACGACGAGGGTGTTCCGGTGAGGGACATACGCATCATCGAGAACGGAATTCTCAAGGAGATAATGCTCAACCGCGAGTACGCGGCAAAGTGGGGCATGGAGCCGAACGGCCACGCGAGGGCCGAGAGCTACCGCTACCCGCCTATAATCAGGATGAGAAACACTATTTTCGAGCCCGGAGACCACAGCTTCGAGGAGCTCATCGAGGACATCAAGTTCGGCTACTACGTCGTTGACTTCCGCGGCGGCCAGGCCCAGCTCAACAGCGCCTTCCAGGTCGGCGTTCAGGAGGGCTACGTCATCAGGAACGGTGAAATCGCCGAGTCGATAAGGGACACTTCAATCACAGGAGTTGCCATCGAGGCTCTGAAGAAGATAAGCGCTGTCGGCAAGGACTTCGGCCTTGAGGTCGGCTTCTGCGGAAAGGGACAGACGGCCTTCGTCAGCTCAGGCGGTCCGCACATGCGCTTTGACGGAGGAATCCTCATCGGGTGA